In Streptomyces violaceusniger Tu 4113, one DNA window encodes the following:
- a CDS encoding type II toxin-antitoxin system VapB family antitoxin, whose amino-acid sequence MSRTMIDLDDEMVEHAMRLYGVKTKAKAVRMAMEEAVKRRLRQEGIDAIKSGDLDLTYDSRTEPDSRNVA is encoded by the coding sequence ATGTCGCGCACCATGATCGATCTCGACGATGAGATGGTGGAACACGCCATGCGCCTGTACGGCGTGAAGACGAAGGCCAAGGCTGTGCGCATGGCCATGGAGGAAGCTGTCAAGCGTCGGCTGCGACAGGAGGGCATCGACGCGATCAAGTCCGGCGACCTGGACCTGACCTACGACAGCCGGACGGAGCCCGACAGCAGGAACGTGGCGTGA
- a CDS encoding serine/threonine-protein kinase: protein MLQAAPLQAGDPRELSGYRLEGRLGEGAQGVVFLGRDRSGNQVAVKVLHARQAGDREARRRFLQELAAAKRVAGFGTAQVLDADVTGDRPYVVSEYVDGPSLQKLVVEQGPRSGGVLERLAVGTAMALAAIHHAGVVHRDFKPGNVLLGPDGPRVIDFGVSRALDSTATLTAGAVGTPAYMAPEQLGRGTVGPAADVFAWACTMVYAATGSPPFGNDTVAAVITRVLTAEPDLSGLSAPLAGVVAVCLAKDPTARPGIREVLDRVLGEPAGDAPESTPSVPPAPTATAVDTAPAAPPASAAAADPSAATVTRMLPPAPPPPAVVPTVPTGAVAESGGRRRRWLVPAGAVAVLAVLAGVGVWWLGGGSGQQKYTSLTDSGCRMVPAATVQKLVPEASVDRDGAGPENKATYFRAGCAWERTGDSSPIWRQLSIGVSVQLDLKDADLVDGAPTDGVRRAAADVTSTRHDFASKANRTHDLGGGYVMYYGPTTELRGIGDEAVVLSHHELAKDGAHYDPEVVEIDARLANAEIMVKYSSGANTGKRMLPTSEPAVRKQAETVARSLVNSLKNCTGCIR from the coding sequence ATGCTGCAAGCTGCTCCGTTGCAGGCGGGGGATCCCAGGGAGTTGTCCGGCTACCGGCTGGAGGGCAGGCTCGGTGAGGGAGCACAGGGCGTCGTCTTCCTCGGCCGTGACCGGTCCGGCAATCAGGTCGCCGTGAAGGTGCTGCACGCCCGGCAGGCCGGCGATCGGGAGGCGCGTCGCAGGTTCCTGCAGGAGCTGGCCGCCGCCAAACGGGTCGCCGGTTTCGGCACGGCACAGGTGCTGGACGCCGACGTGACCGGTGACCGCCCGTACGTGGTGAGCGAGTACGTCGACGGGCCCTCGCTGCAGAAGCTGGTGGTCGAACAGGGGCCACGCAGCGGCGGCGTCCTGGAGCGCCTCGCGGTGGGCACGGCGATGGCGCTCGCCGCGATCCACCACGCCGGGGTCGTGCACCGTGACTTCAAGCCGGGGAACGTCCTGCTCGGCCCCGACGGCCCCCGCGTGATCGACTTCGGTGTCTCCCGCGCCCTGGACAGCACGGCCACCCTCACCGCGGGCGCCGTCGGCACCCCCGCCTACATGGCGCCCGAGCAGCTCGGCAGGGGCACCGTCGGCCCGGCGGCGGACGTCTTCGCCTGGGCCTGCACGATGGTCTACGCGGCTACCGGCTCCCCGCCGTTCGGTAACGACACCGTCGCCGCCGTGATAACCCGCGTTCTGACCGCGGAGCCGGACCTGTCGGGCCTGTCCGCGCCGCTGGCCGGTGTCGTCGCGGTCTGCCTGGCGAAGGATCCCACGGCGCGGCCCGGGATCCGCGAGGTGCTCGACCGGGTGCTGGGTGAGCCGGCGGGCGACGCGCCGGAGAGCACTCCGAGCGTGCCGCCCGCACCGACGGCCACCGCCGTCGACACCGCTCCTGCCGCCCCGCCGGCGAGCGCTGCTGCGGCCGACCCGTCGGCGGCCACCGTCACCCGCATGCTGCCCCCCGCCCCGCCCCCGCCTGCCGTTGTGCCCACGGTGCCGACCGGCGCCGTAGCGGAGAGCGGTGGCAGGCGCCGGCGGTGGCTGGTGCCCGCCGGGGCCGTGGCCGTGCTGGCCGTGCTCGCGGGCGTCGGCGTCTGGTGGCTGGGCGGCGGCAGCGGGCAGCAGAAGTACACGTCGCTGACCGACAGCGGCTGCCGGATGGTCCCGGCGGCGACCGTGCAAAAGCTGGTGCCGGAGGCGTCGGTTGACCGGGACGGCGCGGGCCCCGAGAACAAGGCGACGTACTTCCGGGCGGGCTGCGCCTGGGAGCGCACCGGCGACTCCTCCCCGATCTGGCGGCAGCTGAGCATCGGGGTCTCCGTCCAGCTCGACCTGAAGGACGCGGACCTGGTCGACGGCGCCCCCACCGACGGAGTGCGGCGGGCCGCGGCCGATGTGACCTCCACCCGGCACGACTTCGCGTCGAAGGCCAACCGCACCCATGACCTCGGCGGCGGCTACGTGATGTACTACGGTCCGACCACGGAGCTGAGAGGGATCGGCGACGAGGCGGTCGTCCTCTCCCACCACGAACTTGCGAAGGACGGGGCCCACTACGACCCCGAAGTCGTCGAGATCGACGCCCGCCTCGCCAACGCCGAGATCATGGTGAAGTACAGCTCGGGCGCGAACACCGGTAAGCGGATGCTCCCCACATCGGAGCCGGCGGTGCGGAAACAGGCCGAGACCGTGGCCCGCTCCCTGGTGAACAGCCTCAAGAACTGCACGGGGTGCATCCGATGA
- a CDS encoding IS3 family transposase produces the protein MQASMGSVGDSFDNALAENLWMVIKTECIRGRVFPTRAEANLTLFEYIDGFYNPRRIQKRLGYLSPIEYEEKHYASQATAEQVNLKPRQPSLTS, from the coding sequence ATCCAGGCGTCCATGGGCTCGGTCGGCGACTCGTTCGACAATGCCCTGGCGGAGAACCTGTGGATGGTCATCAAGACCGAGTGCATCCGCGGCCGCGTCTTCCCCACCAGAGCCGAAGCGAACCTCACGCTCTTCGAGTACATCGACGGCTTCTATAACCCCCGCCGCATCCAGAAACGGCTCGGCTACCTCAGCCCGATCGAGTACGAGGAGAAGCATTACGCCAGCCAGGCAACGGCCGAACAAGTGAACCTGAAACCACGTCAACCCTCCCTGACCAGCTAG
- a CDS encoding helix-turn-helix domain-containing protein yields MAWHRKLVARRWDYSRQRRSPGRPPTQAAVKNLVLRLAHENSRWGHRRIQGELTQLGHPIAASTLWQILHTAGIDPAPRHTAPTWHEFPSTQTTGLIACDYLHIDTINLHRLYALVFPEHRTRRLHIAGVTAHPTAARATQQARNLATDLGTRMDSPRFLIRDRDSKYTDAIDASFQAEDIKIIKTPVRAPKANAHRERVVSTLRREVLDHILILGEAHARQVLTT; encoded by the coding sequence TTGGCCTGGCACCGCAAGCTCGTCGCCCGCCGATGGGACTACTCCCGACAACGCCGCAGTCCCGGACGACCGCCCACGCAGGCCGCCGTCAAGAACCTCGTACTGCGCCTCGCCCACGAGAACAGCCGATGGGGCCACCGCCGGATTCAAGGTGAACTGACCCAGCTCGGACACCCGATCGCCGCCTCCACCCTCTGGCAGATCCTCCACACCGCAGGAATCGACCCCGCACCCCGCCACACTGCCCCAACCTGGCACGAGTTCCCCTCTACGCAGACCACCGGCCTCATCGCCTGCGACTACCTCCACATCGACACCATCAACCTGCACCGCCTGTACGCCCTGGTCTTTCCCGAGCACCGCACCCGGCGCCTGCACATCGCCGGCGTCACCGCACACCCGACCGCTGCCCGGGCCACCCAGCAGGCCCGCAACCTCGCCACCGACCTGGGCACACGCATGGACTCGCCGCGCTTCCTCATCCGGGACCGCGACAGCAAATACACCGACGCCATTGACGCCTCGTTCCAGGCCGAGGACATCAAGATCATCAAAACACCGGTCCGCGCACCGAAGGCCAACGCCCACCGCGAACGCGTGGTCAGCACCCTTCGCCGAGAAGTCCTGGACCACATACTCATCCTCGGCGAAGCTCACGCGCGCCAGGTGCTGACCACATAG
- a CDS encoding IS3 family transposase → MTALVDAHPHLGVEPVLRELSIPSSTYYRWRQAEKEPCKRRRQDAELTGKIRQVHADSGGIYGSPRVHAVLRREGIHVGRKRIERLMRQAGLAGISPPAGQGLHPT, encoded by the coding sequence GTGACCGCGCTCGTCGATGCGCACCCGCACCTGGGGGTCGAGCCCGTACTCCGGGAACTTTCCATCCCCTCCTCCACCTACTACCGCTGGCGCCAGGCCGAGAAGGAGCCATGCAAGCGACGCCGCCAGGACGCCGAGCTCACCGGGAAGATCCGGCAGGTCCACGCCGACTCCGGCGGGATCTACGGCTCACCCCGCGTGCACGCCGTCCTCCGGCGTGAAGGCATCCACGTCGGCCGCAAACGCATTGAACGGCTCATGCGCCAAGCCGGCCTGGCCGGGATCAGTCCCCCGGCGGGGCAAGGGCTTCACCCGACGTGA
- a CDS encoding transposase, protein MPAPRKYPLELRDRAVRMCRAAEPKPVIRRMAEELGVHHEALRNWIRQAEADAGERGDILTTAEREELAALRKENAQLKRANEVLRTASAFFAAQLDPTRPR, encoded by the coding sequence ATGCCTGCCCCGAGGAAATACCCGCTGGAGTTGCGTGACCGCGCGGTCCGCATGTGTCGCGCCGCCGAGCCGAAGCCCGTCATCCGCCGTATGGCAGAGGAACTCGGGGTGCATCACGAGGCTCTGCGCAACTGGATCCGTCAGGCCGAGGCTGATGCCGGTGAGCGAGGCGACATTCTCACCACCGCCGAGCGTGAGGAGCTGGCTGCTCTGCGGAAGGAGAATGCCCAGCTCAAGCGGGCGAACGAGGTCCTGCGGACGGCCTCAGCTTTTTTCGCGGCCCAGCTCGACCCGACCCGGCCCAGGTGA
- a CDS encoding serine/threonine-protein kinase: MIPAGDGAPGVSPLHSGDPRAIAGYRLAGRLGQGGQGVVYLGYGSGGQKVAVKLLHASFGADPRARARFAREVESARRVASYSTAQVLTADIEGTQPYVVSEFIEGPSLLEYVRAHGPQRGAALARLAIGTLAALVAVHRAGIVHRDFKPANVLLPPEGPRVVDFGIARVLESTSTLTSQVIGTPAYMAPEQLNGEPVTPATDMFAWGVTMAYAATGRAPFGADSVAAVISAVLNAEPDLAGVDGPLRPVIAACLSKNPAGRPGTRELLARFLDGTPEDGAPAPVPVAAAAPEATLLDAASRAVADLAAAPTATAVPTPSAPPASVPPRPISPPPLSSPTAPAVSPSRRRLLIGGATLAAGALGGSLTYLLRDRGTSGQSGGSGRTTWTHALRGESVEQITATADTLLLGPPSGPLQALETATGKTRWTHRGQVAHLTRSATAVFVIGDDRLKALDAHGGRTLWSVPVGHPVIGSEGMGLAVAGDAVVTAVAQYTADASSHAVVAARGAADGKQRWSTALPTLLAQGTVSTLTLAASAKVVLVTAYATSGQAPSASAPHGSVFALAADTGKELWRIRLNVASAFGGHAVAGDTVVVGWADVNAYFYAFDAATGKQRWRAPLVEDGTRSLGVDADTVYFCGAHRAEPSGSNTDQAVYALELATGRQRWRAHEQMYGETWGPVGGGLVLVTDASYGGVWALDSRTGKTVWSITDMPKPTVLAANSTTAFLVAGGDDNGKNQTVHALRIAD; the protein is encoded by the coding sequence ATGATCCCGGCGGGCGACGGGGCGCCCGGAGTCTCCCCACTGCACTCCGGCGACCCGCGGGCCATCGCCGGCTACCGCCTTGCGGGCCGGCTCGGCCAGGGCGGCCAGGGCGTCGTCTACCTCGGGTACGGCTCCGGTGGCCAGAAGGTCGCCGTTAAGCTGCTGCACGCCTCGTTCGGCGCCGATCCCAGGGCGCGGGCCCGCTTCGCGCGGGAGGTCGAGAGCGCCCGGCGCGTCGCGTCCTACAGCACCGCGCAGGTGCTGACCGCAGACATCGAGGGCACCCAGCCGTATGTCGTCAGCGAGTTCATCGAGGGGCCCTCGCTGCTGGAGTACGTCCGGGCGCACGGACCGCAGCGCGGCGCGGCGCTGGCCCGGCTGGCGATCGGCACCTTGGCTGCGCTGGTGGCGGTGCACCGCGCCGGGATCGTACACCGCGACTTCAAGCCCGCCAACGTCCTGTTGCCGCCGGAGGGCCCCCGGGTCGTCGACTTCGGCATCGCCCGCGTCCTGGAGTCCACCAGCACCCTCACCAGCCAGGTGATCGGCACGCCCGCCTACATGGCGCCGGAGCAGCTGAACGGCGAGCCGGTCACCCCGGCCACGGACATGTTTGCGTGGGGCGTCACCATGGCCTACGCGGCCACCGGCCGGGCGCCGTTCGGCGCGGACAGCGTGGCGGCCGTCATCAGCGCCGTGCTGAACGCCGAGCCCGACCTGGCCGGCGTCGACGGGCCGCTGCGCCCCGTGATCGCCGCCTGCCTGTCGAAGAACCCGGCGGGGCGCCCCGGCACCCGGGAACTGCTCGCCCGGTTCCTGGACGGCACGCCCGAGGACGGCGCCCCCGCCCCGGTCCCGGTGGCCGCCGCGGCCCCCGAGGCCACTCTCCTGGACGCGGCGAGCCGGGCCGTGGCGGACCTGGCAGCTGCCCCCACGGCCACAGCGGTGCCCACACCTTCCGCGCCCCCCGCGTCCGTGCCTCCGCGACCCATCTCCCCTCCACCCCTGTCGTCGCCCACGGCGCCCGCCGTGAGCCCGTCGCGCCGCCGTCTGCTGATCGGCGGGGCCACCCTCGCCGCGGGCGCGCTCGGTGGCTCGCTGACGTACCTGCTCCGCGACCGCGGCACATCCGGGCAGTCCGGCGGGAGTGGGCGGACCACATGGACGCACGCCCTGCGCGGCGAGAGCGTGGAGCAGATCACCGCGACCGCCGACACGCTCCTCCTCGGCCCGCCGAGCGGCCCCCTCCAGGCCCTGGAGACGGCCACCGGTAAGACCCGGTGGACACACCGGGGCCAGGTGGCCCACCTGACGCGCTCCGCAACCGCCGTCTTCGTCATCGGCGACGACCGGCTGAAGGCCCTGGACGCGCACGGCGGCCGGACCCTGTGGTCCGTACCCGTCGGGCACCCCGTCATTGGCTCCGAGGGCATGGGCCTCGCCGTCGCGGGCGACGCCGTGGTCACCGCTGTCGCGCAGTACACCGCCGACGCCTCCAGCCATGCGGTGGTCGCGGCGCGGGGAGCGGCCGACGGCAAGCAGCGGTGGAGCACCGCGCTTCCCACCCTGCTGGCGCAGGGCACCGTCTCGACGCTCACCCTGGCGGCCTCCGCGAAGGTGGTCCTCGTGACCGCGTACGCGACCTCGGGGCAGGCGCCGTCGGCGAGCGCACCGCATGGGAGCGTGTTCGCGCTCGCGGCAGACACCGGCAAGGAACTGTGGCGCATCCGTCTGAACGTCGCTAGCGCCTTCGGCGGCCATGCCGTGGCCGGCGACACCGTCGTGGTCGGCTGGGCCGACGTCAACGCGTACTTCTACGCGTTCGACGCAGCGACCGGCAAGCAGCGCTGGCGCGCCCCACTCGTCGAGGACGGCACGCGCTCCCTCGGCGTCGACGCGGACACCGTCTACTTCTGCGGCGCGCACCGCGCGGAGCCGAGCGGCAGCAACACCGACCAGGCCGTGTACGCCCTCGAGCTGGCCACCGGCAGACAGCGGTGGAGGGCGCACGAGCAGATGTACGGCGAAACGTGGGGCCCGGTTGGTGGCGGCCTGGTGCTGGTCACCGATGCGTCCTACGGAGGCGTCTGGGCGCTCGACAGCCGCACCGGCAAGACGGTCTGGTCCATCACCGACATGCCCAAACCCACAGTGCTTGCCGCCAATAGCACCACCGCGTTCCTGGTGGCCGGGGGCGACGACAACGGCAAGAACCAGACGGTTCACGCCTTGCGTATCGCCGACTGA
- a CDS encoding integrase, translating into MSLLYKVTRKLLTVPLVLLRRGTAKDAELLVLRHEIAVLRRQLTGPVRFEPADRFWFAVLSALIPRRHWLKVFPVAPGTVLAWHRRFIAAKWDYTARRGTGRPP; encoded by the coding sequence GTGTCCTTGTTGTACAAGGTGACCCGGAAGCTGCTGACGGTTCCATTGGTACTCCTCCGGCGTGGGACGGCGAAGGACGCGGAACTGTTGGTGCTGCGGCACGAGATCGCGGTCCTGCGCCGCCAGTTGACCGGACCGGTCCGCTTTGAGCCCGCCGACCGGTTCTGGTTCGCCGTCCTGTCCGCGCTGATACCCCGACGCCACTGGCTCAAGGTCTTCCCTGTGGCCCCCGGCACCGTGCTCGCCTGGCACCGCAGGTTCATCGCCGCGAAGTGGGACTACACCGCGCGCCGTGGCACCGGACGCCCGCCCTGA
- a CDS encoding CGNR zinc finger domain-containing protein, giving the protein MLDACYISSAVEAAVDLANTWRPIKGEDALETVEQLQDFFADHPPAGPGEPSSSATDRGTGPSRRLTRADLTEVRALRETVRGVLERSSTDAVAAAALINDGLRRSRATPVLRHDHDRWWTEVTADTDRCAARLAATTLSALACVIATLGPTRLGVCAGLQCRATYVDLSRNGSKQYCTRTCAHRASVAAYRSRHSNS; this is encoded by the coding sequence ATGCTAGATGCGTGTTACATCTCATCGGCGGTGGAGGCGGCCGTCGATCTCGCCAACACCTGGAGGCCGATCAAGGGCGAGGACGCGCTGGAGACCGTGGAACAGCTCCAGGACTTCTTCGCCGACCATCCGCCTGCCGGACCGGGCGAGCCGTCGAGCTCGGCCACGGACCGGGGGACCGGTCCCTCGCGGCGTCTCACCCGCGCCGACCTGACGGAGGTCCGCGCACTGCGCGAGACGGTGCGCGGCGTGCTCGAACGATCCAGCACCGACGCGGTCGCAGCTGCGGCCCTGATCAACGACGGTCTGCGCCGCAGTCGCGCCACTCCGGTGCTGCGCCACGATCACGACCGCTGGTGGACCGAGGTCACCGCCGACACCGACCGCTGCGCGGCGCGCCTGGCCGCGACCACGCTCAGCGCGCTGGCTTGCGTGATCGCCACGCTCGGTCCGACTCGTCTCGGCGTATGTGCCGGGCTCCAGTGCCGGGCCACCTACGTGGACCTCTCACGCAACGGCTCAAAGCAGTACTGCACCCGAACCTGCGCGCACCGCGCCAGCGTCGCGGCCTACCGCAGTCGGCACAGCAACAGCTGA
- a CDS encoding transposase: MEVKTRRVHVLGVTAHPTGAWVTQLARNLLMDLGDRAGCFIPTPPQSPRSNAFAERWIRTARAGCTDRLLITGERHLRAVLATYTEHYNTGRAHRSLDLRAPDDDPNVVPLPAAAVRRRQVRGGLVNEYYTVAPRLPQYPQETSSSAA, translated from the coding sequence ATGGAGGTCAAGACCCGGCGCGTCCATGTCCTGGGCGTCACCGCCCACCCGACCGGCGCATGGGTCACCCAGCTCGCCCGCAATCTGCTCATGGACCTCGGCGACCGGGCTGGGTGCTTCATCCCGACTCCGCCGCAAAGCCCCCGGTCCAACGCGTTCGCTGAACGATGGATACGCACAGCCCGCGCCGGATGCACCGACCGACTCCTCATCACCGGCGAACGACACCTCCGTGCCGTCCTCGCCACGTACACCGAGCACTACAACACGGGACGGGCCCACCGCAGCCTCGACCTACGAGCCCCAGACGACGACCCGAACGTCGTTCCCCTTCCCGCTGCCGCGGTCAGGCGCCGCCAGGTACGTGGTGGACTGGTCAACGAGTACTACACCGTGGCACCCCGGCTGCCTCAATATCCACAGGAAACGTCCAGCTCAGCGGCCTGA
- a CDS encoding PIN domain nuclease: MSERFLIDNSALQRWRKPKVAEVLDPLHEDGVLAVCGPVEMEVMYSARNDNDAKRLHWFLSGFDYLPMPDEVWDRAKDIQRQAITKGNHRALSMPDLLIAAAAERHAVTVLHYDQDYDMIAAITGQPMKWVTEAGTADH, from the coding sequence GTGAGTGAGCGCTTCCTGATCGACAACTCCGCCCTCCAGCGATGGCGCAAGCCGAAGGTGGCCGAGGTCCTCGACCCACTCCACGAGGATGGCGTACTGGCTGTGTGTGGACCGGTCGAGATGGAGGTGATGTACTCCGCACGCAACGACAACGACGCGAAGCGCCTGCACTGGTTCCTGTCCGGCTTCGACTACCTGCCGATGCCCGACGAAGTGTGGGACCGGGCCAAAGACATCCAGCGACAGGCCATCACCAAAGGCAACCACCGCGCACTGTCCATGCCTGACCTGCTGATCGCCGCAGCAGCCGAACGACATGCGGTGACCGTGCTGCACTACGACCAGGACTACGACATGATCGCCGCCATAACAGGCCAGCCCATGAAGTGGGTCACGGAGGCAGGCACAGCGGACCACTGA